TCCATGTTCCGCATTGTGGCGCAGAATCGATGCGCCAttggtgagaaaaaagattCGACGCGGCAGGACAGCCACGTAGGAAATGACGAATTTTGAGTGAAAAACTTTTCAAGTTCGAGTTCTAGATGAAGCTCGAAAAGTGTAGAACAACATATGGATTTGCAGCACGTAGTAGACTGCTTATTGTGACAACAAAGATTTACTTGGATGGAAAGAACTCGATCATCCACGTGTTCCCTTCAGTCCATCAGGATGTTATTACGTTGGCCGCCTTCACGCAGAGCTTCTCATATCAAGGCTCCTTAAGTCTACGTCAGGAGGATCGGTGCAACCACAGTGTAACAAGGAAAGCTGCGGTGTATGCAACAGAATAACGAGTAATTGGGTACAGCCACCTGCGTTGGTAGCCACAACCAATATTGGTTACTTTGGAGGACGGTATCAGCCTAAGCTGGATGGGATTACCATTTTTAAATATGGCTAAAGAAGAACTACAATAAGACAGTCATAGTCTTGCAGCggataactgtttttttttttttgtaaaagtaGTCTGATCAAAGACATTTCTAAGCTGCAACCAGCAAACCGCAAGATTTCTTTTGGTAATCTGGGTTAGCCTGCGGTGAGGCAGTTGTTGCATTTAATCTGCTTTCGGTAATGTCTGTGATACAGAATATTTCAAGATGTGAACTCGCGAGAACTAAATACTAACAAATTCATTACATAAACTCTACATATAAATACATCTacaaaagaaggagaaatgagGCCTACACAACTACAATAAAATCTACGCTCGGAGGGTGGCAACTAACACAACAAAACATTAGAAAACCACAACTTTTATTGAGAGCGAATAAAGGAGAGCGGGAACACAGTTTAGGCCTTGCTGGCGATGTAAGCGAGCAGGTCAACAACACGGTGCGAGTATCCGTACTCATTATCATACCTAAATATAAGggagtttattttttacactTCAAAATCACAATAACACTAACACTTATAGTTACGGAAAGACCAACCATGAGATAAGTTTAACGAAGTTAGGGTTGAGACAGATGCACGCTCCTGCGTCGAAGATAGAGGAATGTGTGTCAGATACGAAGTCAGTCGACACAACTTGGTCCTCTGTGTATCCCAAAATACCCTTCATCGGTCCCTCCGCAGCCGCTTTGATAATCTGAATATGTTGACTACTAAAGAGAGCAACAAGAGCAATGTAGTATGATTCAGTGGCATTGAGGGTCTCAAAAACACATAGcgatttcttcattcatttgccAGCAATCTGCAATTTATGCAGCAAACGTACGTACGTGCATACATTGTTGTATGCAAGACCTTTCAAGCACTATTCCCCTCTTCCAACACATGAGAATTTCccaattgaaaagaaaaactaaagcaAATCATGAAAATGTTGCTCAATGTTGAAATAGATACCTTTTTGATGTCATCCATGCTAGCTGGCTTTTCAAGACGGCAGGTGAGGTCGACAACAGAAACGTCGGGGGTTGGGACACGGAAAGCCATCCCAGTAAGCTTGCCGTTCAGGGCTGGGATAACTTTGCCGACAGCCTTAGCCGCACCAGTAGAAGCAGGAATGATGTTCTGAGCAGCACCACGTCCATCACGCCACAACTTTCCAGATGGTCCATCGACGGTCTTCTGGGTAGCAGTGGTGGCATGTACAGTGGTCATCAATCCTTCTATGATTCCGAAGTGGTCGTGAATGACCTTGGCTAGTGGAGCCAGACAGTTTGTTGTACATGAGGCGTTACTAAAGATtgatattacttttattttaaatattgaGACTAAAATTATTAGCACCTAATGATGTGGTTGTTCGAGGCATTGTATGCTTCGTGGTTTACACCCATCACAAACATCGGGGCATCAGCGGATGGAGCAGAGATAACAACCTAAATCATCTTCAGTAACATCTATCACAGACATGCTCTTGAACTTTGATCTTAATTAGCTACCTTCTTAGCGCCACCCTTCAAGTGTGCCGACGCCTTATCAATAGTGGTGAACACACCAGTCGATTCCACGATGTATTCGGCTCCATCGGCTCCCCATGGGATTTCAGCGGGGTCCTTGCTgaagtagaaataataatagaaattaatttagCATGCAATTCTCTGAATTAACAAACACCTCATTTCATACTAACGAACGTATTCACATACATCTTCACTTCTAGCGTCTTGCTCACGAAGAACAAATGCTCAGTCTGAGCGGACTGACTTTCTATCTGTCAACATACGGATGTGCACGTTGTAAACCTTCGAGCGCCTTTGAACAAACTGCCAATACCACTTTTTTCCCATGCTCAAACATTTTCGGACAAAATGGTAAGGATAGCTACGTTTGGTCTCTGAGCCGCAAGCCATTTAGAACGAAGCATTCTCAGCTAACTGATAAGATAATACAATCATAACACCGCATCTCAGAATGACTCCACTACTACGTGtttgtttaaaataaaaactatatGACCGCAAATGCAACCGAGATGCCGAAAGAAAAACGTCAATTCTTTGcatccttcttctttcaattttttactaTTAAGACAGTCtttgcactaaaaaaaaacagggtaagatactacaaagaaaaattcgattgaaatgaaaacaattcgCTAATTATTCCCAAAACCATTTGTCAAACAACAGGTTTACTTCATGCTGATTTATGATGGAACCTGCTTATTAATTCTCGACTAACGAATCCAGTATAGCAACCGCTACGCTTGTATGTGCTGTTGACAGTGAAAGTCAAAAACCggtcagaaaagaagaaaataatgaacatttctgatttttttccatacataGCTACATCACAGAGCAAAGGTTAGTGcagagaagcaaaaaaagtatcGGCCTTAGAGTTCGTTGCCCTCTGCAACAATACCTTAATGTGATGTGAACGCG
This is a stretch of genomic DNA from Necator americanus strain Aroian chromosome II, whole genome shotgun sequence. It encodes these proteins:
- a CDS encoding hypothetical protein (NECATOR_CHRII.G7936.T1) yields the protein MGAVLDLPFFGDMPKPKVGINGFGRIGRLVLRAAVEKDSVEVVSVNDPFINIDYMVYLFKYDSTHGRFKGSVAHEGDHLVVSKEGKSTHRIKVHNSKDPAEIPWGADGAEYIVESTGVFTTIDKASAHLKGGAKKVVISAPSADAPMFVMGVNHEAYNASNNHIISNASCTTNCLAPLAKVIHDHFGIIEGLMTTVHATTATQKTVDGPSGKLWRDGRGAAQNIIPASTGAAKAVGKVIPALNGKLTGMAFRVPTPDVSVVDLTCRLEKPASMDDIKKIIKAAAEGPMKGILGYTEDQVVSTDFVSDTHSSIFDAGACICLNPNFVKLISWYDNEYGYSHRVVDLLAYIASKA